GCGTTGCCGTCAGGATAGACGTTTACGCAACGTCAACCGCAAGCGATAATGGGATGTATCGTTCAAGCCAGGCAATATGCCGTCAAGCAATCGCATGACAGCACCATGTTCGGCACATACCAGATGGAAGAATTGGCAAACCTTAAAAAATACCGCGGTTATTGCTGTGCCGAGAACGCCAATATGACCATAGACGTGCTTTCCCGCTACACGTTATTCACCTGTCATGCGCCGATATCAATCAAAAGACACTTGCATAACCACCGCTACGCATCGCCAATAACATACCGATGAGCCAGAATGAGGCCCAGGCCACGATGCTAATCCGTAAATAATACTGGTCAGAGTGGCAGGTACATTGGTCCTATGGCTAAGCGCAAACATATCGGCACTGTTGTTATTGCAATACTGGTCGCTATTCTGCTGGCGGTGGGCGTTTCCGGCTGGCTATTCTGGCAGTCGGTACAACGGGTGATCGGCGAGGCGCAGCAGGCGGGCGAATATGCGGCTGAAGCACAGCAATCCGTCGGGCAGGGCGACTTCAAGCAGGCGCTTGAGCAGATGGACAGCGCTGGCAGTCACATCGTCACGGCGCACGACGAAACCCAGGGCGCGCTATGGCAGGCCGCCGAATACGTGCCATATTACGGTTCGGACGTGAAAGCGGTGCGCGGCATGCTGGGCGCGGCCGCCGACGCCGCGACCAACGCCCTGCCCAAAATCGACAGTGCCGCGCAGGGCACGTTGGTGGACTTCAATATCGAAGAGCTGCTGTCCGGCATGAACTTCTCCGACGGCACGCTTTCCATTCCCAAAATCGCTTCCATCAAGCAGGACCTGTCCGACGCCGGTGCGGTCTTGAAGCGCGTCAAGACGTCGATTTATGCGCTGCCGCAACCCCGCACGGAACAGATCACCGAAATGGTCAACCAGGGCAAGCAGGTAGTGGACCAAATCGATGAGACTTTCGACACCTTGAACACCATCGTCGAAAAGATTCCGGGCTGACGTTGGTTCGTTCTTGTCGTATATTGGCGTAACCTCCGCATAAGGCTAGTCCATACAAATTTATGTTTAAATTTGGGATAGGAGGTGCCAATATGCCGACACGCACACCAATCCCGGTCAGTCGGGCGATGCGTCATATATCCGCCAACCTCGATTTGGCGCGCAGACAACAGCGCATTCCCGTAGCCTTGCTGGCCGAGCGGGCTGGATTATCCATGCCAACGGTCACCAAAATGCTGCGTACGGGTAATGGCAGCTTTGAGAACTTCCTCCGCATTGCTCGTCTGCTTGGACTGCTGGACGGCGTACAGCAAGCGACGGACCCTCTTAACACAGATATCGGCAAATTACGCGCCGACGAAGACACTCCGAAACGTATTCGATAGTACAGCAGGAGGCGCAACACATCATGGAAGCAATCGTCACCCTGCAGTTCAACGGCACAGACGTCACCGTCGGGAAATTATTCACCAGTATCAGGCGCGGCATCGAATCGGCAAATTTCACATACGATACGGCCTATATGCGCTCTTCAAACGCAGTATCCCTCTGTCCAGAGATGCCCCCTCCCCCGGAACGTTCCCGGCCGAGCATAATGCGATGCATCGCATCTTTCAAGACTGCATGCCGGATCGTTGGGGCAGGAACCTCATGCTTCGTGCAGAACATCAAGATGCTCGTTCGGAGCATCGCACAGCACGCACACTATTTGAGGGAGATCTCTTGCTATCCGTCAACGATGAGACCCGACAAGGCGCATTGCGCTTCTGGAACAACGACGGTGACGCGCTAGCTCCCAGTGAGACCGGCGGTCCAAGAGAAGTGACCATTCAGTCCCGCATCCATAGCAATGATGAGCAGCTGCTTTGAATCCGGCATTGCGCGGCTTCGCGAAGCAAGCGCACAATGACTTCACATTCCCGCCTTGCACCAGCTGGCTGCAATCTGCGTATGGTCATGTATCTGTAGGCCGGCACGAATGCGGCTGATGGGTGCGGCGAATCGTGAGGCACCGTCTCCTCTTTCTATGGCGGCGGCATGGTCGCCGGCCAGCCCATCGGCACCATGATAGGCTCTCGCATGATCAACAATGCGCAAGCCGGCTTCATCATCGGCGCCGTGATCATGCTGGCTTTCGGATTCGTGGCGCTTGCCATCTGGCCTCGCGAGGAATCCTCAAAGGACATGGAACGCACCAAGATGACGCTCAAGGATCTCGCTGTCTCCTTCCACTTCCCGAAGTTCTCCACCTCGCGTGACTTCTACAAGGCGTTCGGCTGCCGAGTGTGCATGTTGCTCAGCTACCAGATGATCTCCGTGTACCAACTCTACATCGTCGAGGATTACGTGCACCAGACCAAGACCGAGGCTGCCGGCACCATCGCCACCATGTCCATCATCACCATGGTCGTTTCCCTGAGCGCTTCGCTGATCTCCGGCCCGATCTCCGACAAGATGCACACGCGCGCAAGGTACTAGTCATCATCGCCTCGCTGCTGTTCGCGATTGGCACCGCGATGCCGTGGATCATGCCGAGCGTCACGGGCATGTACCTGTATGCGGGCATCGCCGGCTTCGGCTACGGCGTGTACTCAGCCATCGACCAAGCGCTCAACGTCGACGTGCTGCCGAACAAGGAAGAGGCCGGTAAGGACCTCGGCATCCTCAACCTGGCCACCACGCTCGGCCAGGCGGTGGGCCCCACCATCACCTCGACGGTAAAGACCGCGACCGGAGCTTTACGCCTGCATTCGCCATCTCCATCATCATGGCCGTGTGCGCCGCCGTGTTCGTGCTGCGCATTCAGAAGGTGAAGTAGACGCTGCAAAGTGCCCATCTCCGTTTCGAGGGGCTGATTTTGACTTTGCGGAACATCTATCTCCATTTCGAGGGGCTGATGCCAAAGTAGCTACTGGTCAAAAACAACGGAATGACGTTGGAGTAATGCCATTTCTATCCGCGATCTGGCAGTTGACCAGCCCCTTGAAACGGGAGTAGACCTCCGACAAGCACGAAATCAGCCCCTCGAAACTGAATTTGGCTCAATGCATCGCCCGGCGCAACTATATCCTCGGTGCGGGTATACTATTTCGGGCCGTCACGATGACGTCCACGGAACGCACGCATGGCAAAGAGAGAAGCATGAGTCAGCCCGATACCGACATGGCAAAGCAGTCGCCGTCCTCGCAACAGGAAACGCGGATTAGGATGGATGCCCCGCAGCATAAGCCAAATCAGGCAGACGAATCGAGCGCATTAGGCGAGCAGTCAACTGAGCCGACTGGCCAGCACAATAAACACGCTCTGCACACGAACCTGAAGCGCGGCATGGAATCCCGCCACCTACAAATGATCTCGTTGGGCGGCGTGATCGGCACCGGTCTGTTCCTGAGCTCCGGATATACCATTCAGCAGGCAGGCCCGATCGGTACGATTCTGGCGTACAGCATTGGTGCGCTCATCGTCTATCTGGTCATGCTCACGCTCGGCGAGCTCTCCGTGGCCATGCCGGTGACCGGTTCCTTCCATGTGTATGCCGAAAAGTTCATCGGCCCCGGCACCGGTTTCGTGATCGCGATCCAATATTGGCTCACTTGGACGGTGGCTCTCGGCTCCGAATTCACCGCCGCCGGTCTGCTCATGCAACGATGGTTTCCGGACAGCCCCACATGGGTATGGAGCGCGGCGTGCATCATCCTCATCTTTACCTTGAATGCCCTGTCCGTCCGATTCTTCGCCGAGGCGGAATTCTGGTTCGCTTCAATTAAGGTGTTCGCCATCTGCGCGTTCATCATCATCGGTCTACTCGCCATCTTCGGCATTATTCCTATCGCCGGATATCAGCATGCGCCGATGTTCGGCAATCTCGTCAAAGATGGCATCTTTCCCAACGGCTTCGTGCCGGTGTTCGCGACGATTCTGACCGTCAACTTCGCGTTCTCCGGCACCGAGCTCATTGGTGTGACCGCCGGCGAGACGCGCGACCCGGAAACCGCCGTGCCGAAAGCCATCCACACCACGCTGTGGCGTCTGGTGCTGTTCTTCATCGGCTCGATCACCGTGATGTGCGCGCTGATTCCGTGGCGCCAGGCCGGCGTGGGCGAAAGCCCGTTCGTGCTCGTGTTCAACAGCATCGGCATCCCCTATGCGGGCGACATCATGAATTTCGTGGTGCTCACGGCCGTGCTTTCCGCCTCGAATTCCGGCCTGTACGCTTCCACGCGCATGGTGTGGTCGATGGGTAACGAGGGCATGATTCCACGCTGGTTTGCCAAGACGAACCGTTGCGGTGTGCCGATGCTCGCCTTGTGCGCCGCAATGGCCGGCGGCCTGTTGGCTCTCCTGTCTTCCGTGATCGCCGCTTCGACCGTGTATCTGGTGCTGGTGGCGCTGTCCGGCCTGTCCGCCGTGGTAGTGTGGATTGCCATCGCTTACTGTCAGATTGTGTTCCGCCGCCGTTGGCTGGCATCTGGCCATTCCGCTGATGAACTCAAATACCGCACGCCTGGCTACCCTTATGTTTCCTGGGCGGCGTTCATCCTGTGCACCGCATCGTTCATATTGGTGATTTTCGATGTGGAGCAACGGTTCGCGCTTGTGGCTGAGCTCGTGTTCATCGTGGTCTGTTACGGCATTTACTTCCTGCAACAATGGTGGCGGAAACGCAGAAAAGCGTCTGACAGCGAAGACGATCTATCCATGCCGTGGGCCAATCAACGCTGATTGAACGATTGCATTTTGTTCCGGGTTCCAGCTCCGGTTCTTTGCATTGCGGATTGCGTATATCCGAACAATAGATACAACACAATAAAAAAGCCATATTTGATTGGAATGCCGTCCATCCCCATTCATAGGTCAATAGAAGGCCGGCAAACAGATAATAAACCGCGAGGGGCGGTGACGTTCGGATGATGATAACCGAACGTCACCGCCCCTCGCACTCATTGCGGGATCAAAGCCACGAATCAGTTCTCCGCATTCTCGCGGAGAGCCTCCTTGGCGTCGTTCTTGACCTCGGTGGCCTTCTTGGCAGCCTCGGCTTTGGCGACATCCGCCTTGGCTTTGGCCTCGTCGAGCGCATCCCCGGCCTTGTCCACCAGGTCAGAGGCCTTGTCGGTAGCCTTGTCTTTGATATCGCGGGCCGTATCGGCAACTTTGCTGCCGGCCTGTTTGGCAAAATCCTTCGCATCATCGATCAAACTCATGGTTGCTCCTTAGTACATGTATGCATGGAACTACTGAAATTGCTGACAATACTGTTCGATTATTCTTGAGTTGTGGTGAGCCTTACTTGCGACGTTCCCGCGCAAATATCCAGCTCACGCATAATTATACATAGCGTGAGTGAATGGAATCCGTCAACTCGGCAACCGTCAAATGAATTTCAACGGCTCATGCAGACTGCAATCTCAATGGTTCTCCACATTCCCGCAGCAACGGATTGCTCCTTGCCGTGCGCCGCCTCTTGACTTTTTATGAGCACGCGCCAATCATGGAATATATGGGGATTGCAATCAAGCGCATATATGAGGAGCCGGCAGCATCGGACGGGTTCCGCGTGCTGGTGGACCGCCTGTGGCCGCGCGGCATGACAAAGGAGCGCGCGGCCCTGGACCTGTGGCTGAAGGCCGTCTCCCCTTCTCCCTCGCTACGCAAATGGTTCGGCCATGACCCCGCGAAATTCGCGGAATTCCAAGCCCGGTACGTTGCCGAACTTGACGCCAATACCGCCGTCGAAGACCTGCGCTGTATCTGCGCGGAGCATCCCGACGTGACGTTGCTGTATGCGGCCAAAGACCCGCAAGTCAATCATGCCTTGGTACTGCGCGACTATCTCAATGAGTCACTTCAATAATCGGCAGCACAAGCAAATGTTCAAAAACGACATTCGCTTCTCGCGGCGATTTCGAATTCCAAAGTTCACACCAACGGCTTGCGTACATCCAGTTCGCAAGTGATGCCAGTCTCCTTGCGAGCCCATTCCGCCGCCTGCAATGCGGCGATGTTCCAGAGCGCGTGCGGCACACCGCCGAGATCCGGATGGGAACCCCAGAACGTGATGTCATCGGAGTATGCGGTGATGAGCGAATCCTCCGTAACCGGCATAATCGTGTGGTAAAGCCGATCGGCCAGCGTGGACACGAATTCATTGGCCGCGGCAAACGTGTCGATGAGATGCTGCTCGGCAGTCACCGGCGGGCCAACTAGCTCCCAGGATTCGACATCCGTAGCGCTCCATTGCGCGGCCTCGCCGTCCACCTCGCGCTGCAGTGAAACGAACAGCCTAGCGAACTCGTCCGAGGTCAGACCTGTAACTCGACGACGGGTCGAGAGTTCAATCGGAGTCATCAACTTCTCCTTTCCATGTATTTATGCATCATATGCTCTTAAGGGTCAAATTCGATTCATGCGGACGAACGAATCCATCTAGTAAACGAAAAGCATGGCTGCAATGCATTACAGAATTGACTCAAGATCCCCAGATGAATGCTTTTTCTTGTAAATCGGATAGACTGGCGCGAGAACAGTGCGAGAAAGAGGCGAGGATGACCGAGAAACAATCGCGGAAGCAAACGACAACATACGCCAACCTGCAGAACGACCAGTCCGGTCAGCCACAGCAAGGCAAGCCGCGCAAGCCGTCGCTGCATGCACGCTGGAAAACCATGAGCCAAGCTATGGGCATGGAAATCCGCGAGCACAAGAGCTCGTTCGCGGTCTATGTGGTGCTGCGCATGCTGGTGCTCGCCATGGCCATACTCCAATTCTTCAACGGCAATTATGAGAACGTATTTCTGTGCATCCTTACGTTACTGCTGCTGTTGGCACCGGCATTTATCCAGGTGCAGTTCCGCATCGAGCTGCCTTCGGTGCTCGAAGTCATCGTGCTAGTGTTTGCGTTCTCGGCCGAGATTCTTGGTGAGATCAGCTCGTTTTATGAGATCTTCCCGTTCTGGGACACAGTGCTGCACACGATGAACGGCTTCCTCGCCGCGGCGATCGGCTTCTCATTGGTCGACCTGCTCAACCGATCCGACCGGGTGAAGTTTGAGCTTTCGCCTCTGTATCTGGCGATTGTCTCCTTCTGCTTCTCCATGACCATCGGCGTAATCTGGGAGTTCTTCGAATTCGGCATGGACCAGCTATTCGGGTTTGACATGCAGAAAGACGCCATTGTGCATTCCATCAGCTCGGTGATGCTCGACCCCACGCACACCAATCACGCGATTCATATCAGCGACATCACACAGGTTACAGTCAACGGCCAGAATCTGGACCTCGGCGGCTATCTCGATATCGGCCTGATCGACACGATGGAAGATCTCATCGTCAACTTCATCGGCGCGGTCGTGTTCTCCGTGTTCGGCTTCTTGTATGTGAAAAACCGCGGCAAAAAGGACTCCATCATCAGCCGGTTCGTGCCGCATCGCAAGTCCGCCGACCGCGATTATCTGCGACTGGTGATCGATGGCGGGAAAGCAACTGACGTCGATTCGGCTGATGGGGCCGCAGCCAGTGCCGGTAGTGCCAGTACCATCTCAGCTGTCACTGCCAAGCCTTGAGCACGCTCTGCGGTACTTTCGACGCGTCAAAACGGTAGTGCCCGGTGACCGTCATGTGCTTCTTGAATGAGAAGTAGTCATTCTCGCGCTGCTTCTGGGCCATATTGTGAATCACGTACGGGGTGCCATTCTTGTCGCGTTTGTCCGAGATGACGCCGATATGCTTGACGTGCTGGAAGACCACGATGTCACCGCCCTGCCATTGCGCAACGTCGGCGGTGTCCGTGGTGAGCGTCTGCCCGTATTTCGCGAAGAACACGTCAAGCACGCCGGTGCGGCGGAAATCGATGTTCGAATCCGGCTTCGGTGCTACGGCAACGTAGCTAGCCGGGTCGGCGGCGATATCTGTATCGACCATGGCCTTCAGATCGTAACCGGCTTCACGAAACGCACGCCACACCGAGTCGGTGCAGGCACCACGATCGGCCGGCGGGTAGCCGCCCTGATAATAGTCGGAGTCATAGGCCGGGTGATTTTCGGCATCCTTACGGGCACCGGTAACAATATCTGCATAGTCGTCCACACCGTTGCCGTTGAAATCAACCGTGCTGGCGGCTTTCGAATACTTGCGATTCGCCTCATCAGTCGACATGATATCTGATTCCGATGCAGCCGAATCCGCTGAGGTTGGGTCCGGTGTTCCCGCCAGCAAACCCGCCACCTGTGTTACGCCAGCCGTTAATGACATGGGCAGTACTCGGGCCAGGTGACGTGCAGCCAACACACCACCTAAAACAAGCATCACAATCACTGCAACAGCAAGTATCCGTTCGAAGCGTCGGCGTGTGCTTCGACTGTTTTCATGCCCTGCTTCAGTCAGATGATGTGCCATACCGGTCTCCCAGCGTGAGACTTCCCAATCGCTTGTTTCGGTGGCTTACACCGTAGTCGCATGACTTATGAAATGCTTGGCCCATACAGTTTTTCTGTATGGGCTTCCCATGTCCGTCTATCTCACAGCTCGCGCAGCTGGGCGGCAATCTGGATGGATTCGACGCTGGCTTCGGCCTTGTTGCGGGTCTCCTGCCATTCGGTGGCAGGCACAGAGTCGAGCACGATGCCGGCACCAGCCTGCACGCTCGCCTCATGATCGCACAGGAACGCGGTACGAATGGCGATGGCCATATCCATATTGCCGGAGAAATCGAAGTAGCCGACGGTACCGCCGTAGATACCACGATCGGCCGGTTCCAGTTCGTCGATGATTTCCACCGCGCGCGGCTTGGGAGCTCCGGAGAGCGTGCCTGCAGGGAACGCGGACTTGAACACGTCAAAGGCGGTTAGCGACGGGTCGACCTTACCGGTGACCGTCGAGCAAATATGCATGATGTGGCTGAAACGCTTGATATCCATGAGCTGTACGACTTCCACGGACTGTGGCACGCACACCTTGCTCAGATCGTTGCGGGACAGATCCACGAGCATGATGTGCTCGCTGCGTTCCTTCGGATCGGCAAGCAACTCCTTGGCGAACTTCTCGTCCTCCTCCGGGGTGGCACCACGCGGGCGAGAACCGGCAATCGGAAAGGTCATCGCGTGGCCATTGTCTACCTTGATAAGGGTTTCCGGGCTGGAGCCGATGACATTGAAATCACGGCCCTGCGCGTCGGTCAACGCCATGAAATACATGTAGGGGCTCGGGTTCAGCGTACGCAGCACACGGTAGACGTCGAACGGGTCGGCGGGCGAATCGATGTCGAGACGCTGGGAGATGACCACCTGAAACACATCGCCGTCCACGATATGTTGCTTGGCACGTTCGACGGCCTGCTCGTAGTGGCTTTTCTCAGTACGGAAACGCAACTCAGGCTGAGCAACCGTTTCGTCCAGAATATTGACACGAAACTCGTCAGGAGCCGGCGTGACAGCGTCACGCTGCATCTGGTCGAGTCGAGCGACGGCTTCGTTGTAGGCGGCGTCGGCTCGGGTCGACTTGTTGTCCACGTTGACCGCGTTGGCAATGAGCCATACCGAACCGGATATGTGGTCGACCACGGCGATATCGGTGGCCAGGGCAAGCACGGTTTCCGGCTGGCCGGTCTCATCCGGGGCCTCGGCGCGCAAGGTCGGTTCCCAATGACGAATCGCATCCCAACCGACTGTGCCGACCAGACCGCTGGTCAGGTTCGGCAGACCCGCCACATGCGGGGCTTTGAGGGCCTTCAGAGCGGCGTGAGCGACCTCGATCACGTCACCTTCGGTGGGCACGCCGACAGGGACTTTGCCCAGCCAGTCGGCCTGACCATTGTTGGAACGCAGTTGAGCCATCGAGTTGACGCCAATGAAGCTGTATCGGCTCCACGTGCCGCCATATTCCGCGGATTCGAGGATGAATGTGCCGGAACGGCCGCCAGCAAGACGCTCGTAGAAGCCGACCGGGGTGAGCGAATCGGCAAGCAAACGACGCACGATGGGAACCACACGATAGCCGGCATCGGCAAGCTCGTGAAACTGTTCGCGACTGGGCCAGGTGGCACCCCACTTCAGGTGTTCGACGCTGCATTCGCTCATGTTCGCTCCTTTACTTGCGTTGATGACGTTTATTCTACTGCCGATGAAGCTCCCCCCAGTCAGCTGTGCTGACAGCTCGTCGCAAGAGAGGACAGCCTCCGGCTGATTATATTTTGCTCACTGTCGTTCGCCTTCGCCTAAAAACGCCTCCGCGTTTTCTTGACGGTTCAGCCTCAGAGAGGGGAGCCAGAGAAAGGAACCAACTCTACTGCTCGACCGGACGATGACCTTCGACCACGGGCAGAGGGCCTCCTTCGAGGAAGCAACTGCGCTTGCCGGTGTGGCAGGCGGCACCGACCTGATCGACCTCAACCAGCAGTGCATCGCCGTCGCAGTCCAAGGACACACCCTTGACGTACTGCACATGGCCGGAGGTGTCGCCCTTGCGCCAGTATTCCTGACGGGAACGGGACCAGAAGGTCACGCGCCCGGTGGTGAGCGTGCGGCGCAGAGCCTCATCGTTCATGTAGCCGACCATCAGCACCTCGTGGGTGTCGTACTGCTGCACGACTGCGGCGACCAAACCTTTGGCATCGCGCTTGAGGCGTGCGGCGATGCGGGGGTCGAGTTCAGTGGAATTGTCGTATATAGTGTCTGTCATATTTGTCTTCTTTATGTGGACCATCCTCAGTCACGCTACGCGTGACAGCTCCCGCCAGCAGGAGCAATAAGGTGTATGCGTTTTATCGAACGGTGTAACCGTGCTTCTTGAGTTCGGCCTTAACATCGGCGATGGTCAGAATTCCGTAATGGAACACGGAAGCCGCCAGCACAGCATCCGCACCGGCCTCGATGGCAGGAGGGAAATCCTCGACCTTGCCGGCACCACCGGAGGCGATAATCGGAATCTTGACTTCCTTGCGCACTGCGCGAATCATTTCAAGATCGAAGCCTTCTTTGGTGCCGTCGGCATCCATCGAGTTCAGCAGAATCTCGCCAGCGCCCAACTCTTCAGCTCGTTTGACCCACCAGATTGCGTCGATACCGGTGGATCTGCGGCCACCCATCGTGGTGACCTCGAAGCCGGACTGGGTATGCTGTTCGCCCTGTTCACGGCGGGCATCAACGGACAGTACCAGCACCTGGTTACCGAAGCGGTCGGCCACGCGGCTGATCAACGACGGATCGTTGATGGCGGCGGTGTTCACTCCGACCTTGTCCGCGCCGCAGCGCAGCAGCGAATCGACATCTTCGGGCGTGCGCACGCCGCCGCCCACGGTCATCGGAATAAACACCTGCTCGGCAGTACGGGAGACCACGTCGATCATCGTATTGCGGTGGGAACTGGAGGCGGTCACATCCAGGAAGGTGATTTCATCGGCACCCTGACGGTAGTATTCGGCGGCCAATTCCACCGGATCGCCGGCATCCTTGAGGTTTTCGAAATGCACACCTTTTACCACACGACCGGCGTCAACATCCAGGCATGGGATGACTCGTACCGCCAACGACATGCTTCACTCCCTGTTTGGCTTTGCTTTACAACTTTTCAGACTACCTACCGCCCGTTACATGGGAAGCAGTCATTTCTGGAATATGAGAATTACCACTATATGCGGTCGGCAAAGCAGGCGCATAGCAGCCCGAACCGTGAGAGAATAGCCAGTGGAACAATCCCAATCGCGTGAAGGAGACCACTATGGCTGTGGAGAACAGCAAGGTTCTGATTATCGTCAACAAACTGGGGCATTGAGGAAACTGAGCTGACGCGCCCGCTGCGTGACCTCAAGGCTGCCGGAGCTCAGGTGACGCTTGCCGCCATCACGCTGGACCCGTGCGAGACCGTGCAGCACGACCGTTACGAAGGCGAGACGCTGACGCCGGATGCGCTGCTGAGCGATGTGCAGGCCTCTGATTATGACCTGCTGGTGGTGCCCGGCGGCACTTGCAATGTGGATCGCATTCGTGTCAATGAGGATGCCATTACGCTGGCGCAGGAGTTCGCGCATGAGGGCAAGCCGATTGCCGCAATCTGCCATGGCGCTTGGCTACTGGTCAATGCTGGACTGGTTGCCGGCAAGACCGCCTCCCCTTGCCGTTACACCGCCGCCGATATCAAAAACGCCGGCGGTCATTACGTCGACGAGCAGTTGCACGTGGATGATGCCAACGGCTTCAAGCTCATCACGTCCCGCAAGCCCGCTGATTTGGACTACTTCGTGGACGCAATCAAGGATGCGCTGAACTAACTACCGCTCCTTGGCAGCGAGCTGACCGCAGGCACCGTCGATGTCCTGGCCGCGGGTGTCACGCAGAGTTGCGGTGATGCCCGCGCGGTGCAGAATTTCCAGGAATTGCTTCTCGTCTTCCGGCTTGGAAGCCGTCCACTTTGAGCCTTCAATCGGGTTCAGCGGAATCGGATTGACGTGAGCCCAATTATCACCGTAATGGTTGAGCCGCTTGGCCAGCAGCTGCGCATGCTCGGCCTGATCGTTGATGCCACGCATGAGTGCGTATTCGATGCTGACACGGCGCTTGGAGGCAAGCCAGTAATCATGTGCCGCGTCCAGCACCTGAGTGGTGTTGAAACGCTTGTTCATCGGCACCAGCTCATCGCGCAGCTCGTCGCTAGGCGCATGCAGGGAGACCGCCAAACGCACCGGAATGCCTTCGGCAGTAAGCTTCTTGATACCAGGCACCACACCCACCGTGGATACGGTGATATTGCGTGCGGAAATGCCAAAGCCCTCCGGCGGCATCGCAGAAATCTGGCGCACGGCGGAAAGCACGGAATTGTAGTTGCCCATCGGCTCGCCCATGCCCATGAACACGATATTGCTTAAGCGGCCTTCTCCCCCGGCCACTTCACCATCGCGCATCATTTTGGCGGCCACACGTACCTGTTCGACGATCTCGCCGGTGGACATGTTGCGGGTCAAACC
This sequence is a window from Bifidobacterium breve DSM 20213 = JCM 1192. Protein-coding genes within it:
- the rlmN gene encoding 23S rRNA (adenine(2503)-C(2))-methyltransferase RlmN produces the protein MTIPEIDTPETGITPGGTSGAFRDVLSKDHARRGKPPLHFVDMTPAQRIEKAAELGLPKFRVKQLANHYFGHFDVNAAEFTDFPAAKRDEAAAAFFPQLITEVTRQVADEGTTIKTLWKLFDGSLIESVLMRYPTRTTLCISSQVGCGMGCPFCATGKLGLTRNMSTGEIVEQVRVAAKMMRDGEVAGGEGRLSNIVFMGMGEPMGNYNSVLSAVRQISAMPPEGFGISARNITVSTVGVVPGIKKLTAEGIPVRLAVSLHAPSDELRDELVPMNKRFNTTQVLDAAHDYWLASKRRVSIEYALMRGINDQAEHAQLLAKRLNHYGDNWAHVNPIPLNPIEGSKWTASKPEDEKQFLEILHRAGITATLRDTRGQDIDGACGQLAAKER